One Candidatus Bathyarchaeota archaeon DNA segment encodes these proteins:
- a CDS encoding DUF2178 domain-containing protein yields the protein MIDLPWPVMSIVILATIVLIGILVIWKKLEDRKSRFPAQDERTKKITGKAATYAFFIGSYFMIALMAANLINREFAGLPLLDAGYALVISILVQSLTFLGLRLYFNRKGDS from the coding sequence ATGATCGATCTGCCTTGGCCTGTGATGAGTATCGTGATACTAGCCACCATCGTTCTAATCGGTATATTAGTAATTTGGAAAAAACTGGAGGACAGGAAATCAAGGTTTCCGGCCCAAGACGAACGAACCAAGAAAATCACTGGAAAGGCGGCAACATACGCTTTTTTCATTGGGTCGTATTTCATGATTGCACTTATGGCTGCAAATCTTATCAATCGAGAATTTGCGGGTTTACCTCTTCTCGATGCAGGGTATGCTTTGGTAATATCAATCCTAGTGCAAAGTCTGACATTCCTTGGATTACGTTTGTACTTCAACCGAAAAGGCGACTCATAA
- a CDS encoding helix-turn-helix transcriptional regulator, translated as MAFKTRIKEFRARYDLTQEDLARKVGVRRETILYLEKGKYNPSLKLAHEVARVLKTTIDDLFIFKDKKENINQF; from the coding sequence ATGGCATTTAAAACCAGAATTAAGGAATTCAGGGCAAGATATGATCTAACACAGGAGGACCTTGCGAGGAAGGTTGGTGTAAGGAGAGAAACCATACTTTACCTCGAGAAGGGAAAATACAATCCTTCATTAAAGCTAGCTCATGAGGTAGCCAGAGTTCTGAAAACAACAATAGATGACCTATTTATTTTCAAAGACAAAAAAGAGAACATTAACCAATTCTAG
- a CDS encoding HEPN domain-containing protein has translation MSKEGVDVRLLFTSSKTLEPRLREATFDKYKISSIPTARESLNDTRENLLLEFYDLWKSGQTSSNPEKEGDYIQSLLSLILQMKVEFDSTKVNNVQVTLKKKRSSFLKGKIEFPSDFEDLFKKLHSLDLDVLRQFLRSCSVYRTALSLIDDNPTLSFFLLMTAIEAISNKVIKSDKIRENFREFILKYLPSSFEEELGDRKLLLSLIEEAYNMRNAFTHGGTEISIGTLSADSLDRKYVKHYVEGRETYSPSLRWFESVVNSVLLEFLRVQKAVEGKESKLPDLAKEEAIIHVKSKKSLTAGRVVTTKEVDLNFQSG, from the coding sequence ATGAGCAAAGAAGGTGTTGATGTTAGACTCCTATTTACTTCTTCAAAGACCTTAGAACCACGATTAAGAGAAGCTACATTCGACAAATACAAAATCAGTTCAATTCCCACAGCCAGAGAATCACTAAACGATACACGTGAGAACCTTCTTCTTGAGTTCTACGATTTATGGAAATCTGGTCAAACAAGTTCCAACCCTGAGAAAGAAGGCGACTATATTCAGTCACTACTTTCACTAATACTACAAATGAAGGTAGAGTTTGATTCCACTAAGGTCAATAACGTGCAAGTAACCCTGAAAAAGAAGCGGTCGTCATTTTTAAAAGGGAAGATAGAGTTCCCATCTGATTTTGAAGACTTGTTTAAGAAACTTCATTCGCTAGATTTGGATGTGTTGAGGCAGTTCTTGAGAAGTTGTAGCGTCTACAGAACTGCATTGTCTTTAATTGATGATAACCCAACACTTTCATTTTTTCTTCTAATGACAGCAATAGAAGCCATTTCAAACAAAGTCATAAAGAGCGACAAGATAAGAGAGAACTTCAGAGAGTTCATCCTCAAGTATCTCCCAAGTTCTTTTGAAGAGGAACTGGGAGACAGAAAACTCCTTCTCTCCCTAATAGAAGAAGCCTATAACATGAGAAATGCTTTTACTCACGGCGGAACTGAAATCTCAATTGGGACCCTTTCTGCTGATTCTTTGGACCGAAAATATGTAAAACACTACGTTGAAGGTAGAGAAACGTATTCTCCAAGTCTCAGGTGGTTTGAAAGTGTTGTAAATTCTGTCCTCTTGGAGTTTTTGAGAGTTCAAAAAGCGGTAGAAGGGAAAGAGTCAAAATTACCTGACCTTGCTAAAGAAGAAGCGATAATTCATGTCAAGAGCAAAAAATCACTAACAGCAGGTCGAGTAGTTACCACTAAAGAAGTTGATTTGAATTTTCAAAGTGGATAG
- a CDS encoding tautomerase family protein — protein sequence MPFINIKILKGTLTKEKIQEMISRVSEVVAEIEAGPLKNKLLPHTWCVVDEVDFGNWGIGGNAVTPEMLKAILEG from the coding sequence ATGCCTTTCATCAACATTAAAATATTGAAGGGGACTCTGACGAAAGAGAAAATACAAGAAATGATCTCGCGTGTCAGCGAGGTCGTAGCTGAGATTGAAGCCGGACCTCTAAAGAATAAACTTCTCCCTCACACCTGGTGTGTCGTCGATGAGGTCGACTTTGGAAACTGGGGCATAGGCGGAAATGCTGTAACTCCTGAAATGCTGAAAGCCATCCTAGAAGGATAA
- a CDS encoding class I SAM-dependent methyltransferase, which yields MRKVVWATPLYKFLRQCNASPLDKTVLDCGAGGDDPPLQLFYEYGYKTFGVEVAENPFKQAKKFCKEHGMELNIMKGDMRHLSFKSGSFSFVYSFNAIFFMTKKDIAVSMKEIERVLKPSGLCFVNFVSVDEPDKGPFCKPFLGSQRFSQHEDDEPDRYFSNFEIIHKEKRIIDKKTDGKRSVQAYIDYIAEKKRD from the coding sequence ATGAGAAAGGTGGTTTGGGCAACTCCTCTTTACAAATTCCTAAGACAGTGTAACGCTAGCCCACTTGATAAGACGGTTCTGGACTGCGGCGCTGGCGGTGATGATCCTCCTCTTCAGCTTTTCTATGAATATGGATATAAAACGTTTGGAGTAGAAGTTGCAGAAAACCCGTTCAAACAAGCAAAGAAATTCTGCAAAGAGCATGGCATGGAACTAAACATAATGAAAGGGGACATGCGTCATCTCTCATTCAAAAGCGGATCTTTCAGCTTTGTCTATTCCTTCAATGCAATCTTTTTTATGACAAAGAAAGATATCGCAGTTTCAATGAAAGAGATTGAGAGAGTACTGAAGCCAAGTGGGTTGTGCTTCGTGAATTTCGTATCGGTTGATGAACCTGACAAAGGGCCCTTCTGCAAACCTTTTCTCGGGAGTCAAAGGTTTTCTCAACATGAAGATGATGAACCTGACAGATACTTTAGCAATTTCGAGATAATCCACAAAGAGAAGAGAATCATAGACAAGAAAACAGATGGTAAACGGTCAGTTCAAGCATACATTGACTATATTGCTGAGAAAAAACGAGATTAG
- a CDS encoding MoaD/ThiS family protein, translating into MTLLEELNRPVEKYSLKTWLNMKVKVEYLGFIKNLLNKRVEELELNEGASLQELLSDLSNLYGTPFKKEIFEPGQKDVKTGFVVTVNGVLIGQLDGVETRLRNGDQVILMSLMSGG; encoded by the coding sequence ATGACTCTTTTAGAAGAGTTAAATAGACCCGTCGAAAAATATTCTTTGAAGACGTGGCTTAACATGAAGGTGAAAGTGGAGTATTTAGGCTTCATCAAGAACTTACTTAACAAACGAGTTGAAGAACTCGAGTTAAACGAGGGAGCTTCGCTTCAGGAACTACTGAGTGATTTGTCAAATCTTTATGGAACGCCTTTCAAAAAGGAAATTTTTGAGCCAGGTCAAAAAGATGTTAAAACAGGTTTTGTGGTCACTGTAAATGGAGTGCTGATTGGACAGCTTGACGGCGTAGAGACAAGGCTAAGGAACGGAGACCAAGTTATACTTATGTCGCTGATGAGCGGCGGCTAG
- a CDS encoding Xaa-Pro peptidase family protein produces MRNRIKALKTAFKKEFDGYLITNLINMLYFTDFSGAAAMLVPSEDESILYVYSVNYEGAKAEAENCRVELVKRGEDLVKKVAKQIKSLKLKKLGFDTMNVKTYQKFSKTLMDTAKLEAKSEYVWNLRKVKDEDELRKMRKAAELTVEGMQAAYETIKAGPREYEVAAEIEYAMRVSGSYGVAFDTIVASGSHSAYPHGGCGERKLETGDLVVVDIGAIYKNYRADMTRTFAVGKPSAKQEKIYTVVRRAQEKAFQEMREGAKAAESDAAARSIIEKEGYGEYFVHGLGHGVGLEVHEQPVLNPTSKDILKGGNVVSDEPGVYIVGFGGFRIEDTVLVRKDRAERFTRGLYVLKKS; encoded by the coding sequence TTGAGGAATCGAATTAAAGCCTTGAAAACTGCCTTCAAGAAAGAATTTGACGGCTACTTAATCACCAACCTGATTAACATGCTCTATTTTACCGATTTCTCGGGTGCCGCTGCGATGTTAGTTCCAAGCGAAGATGAAAGTATCCTTTACGTCTACAGTGTAAATTATGAAGGGGCAAAGGCTGAAGCTGAGAACTGTAGGGTAGAACTGGTGAAACGTGGCGAAGACTTGGTTAAGAAAGTTGCCAAGCAGATTAAGAGCCTAAAGTTAAAGAAGTTAGGCTTCGACACAATGAATGTTAAGACATATCAGAAATTCAGCAAAACTCTTATGGACACCGCTAAGCTCGAAGCTAAGAGCGAATACGTTTGGAATCTTCGCAAAGTAAAAGATGAGGATGAGCTGAGGAAAATGCGAAAAGCTGCAGAGTTGACAGTTGAGGGCATGCAAGCTGCCTACGAAACAATTAAAGCTGGGCCTCGAGAGTATGAGGTTGCCGCTGAAATTGAATATGCGATGCGCGTCAGCGGGTCTTATGGCGTAGCTTTTGACACTATAGTTGCCTCAGGTTCCCACTCGGCTTATCCCCATGGGGGATGTGGTGAACGAAAACTTGAGACTGGAGATCTTGTGGTTGTCGATATTGGGGCGATATACAAGAACTACCGTGCAGACATGACTAGAACGTTTGCGGTTGGTAAGCCGTCTGCAAAACAGGAAAAAATCTATACAGTGGTGAGAAGGGCTCAGGAGAAAGCTTTTCAGGAGATGCGGGAGGGAGCGAAGGCTGCGGAATCAGATGCAGCTGCAAGGAGTATTATAGAGAAGGAGGGGTACGGTGAATATTTTGTCCACGGTCTCGGTCATGGCGTTGGGCTAGAAGTTCATGAGCAGCCTGTTTTGAATCCTACAAGCAAAGACATACTAAAGGGTGGAAACGTGGTTTCTGACGAGCCGGGGGTGTACATCGTTGGCTTCGGCGGTTTTCGAATTGAGGACACAGTGTTGGTGAGGAAAGACAGAGCGGAAAGATTCACCAGAGGGCTCTATGTTTTAAAAAAGTCATAA
- a CDS encoding Lrp/AsnC family transcriptional regulator, with protein sequence MHPDKIPKLLYELIKNSRRSDRDLAKVLGFSQPTVTRTRRKLEDEKYVLQYTALPDFTKLGFELAAFTFTQWLSEEKADTETPYKWLEKDPRVVFVAEGNGLDGKNSIIVTMHKNYTDYSEFIADLQKTKTVQNVNSFITALTGIKKHLTLADLEKV encoded by the coding sequence ATGCATCCTGACAAAATTCCGAAACTTCTGTACGAATTGATTAAGAACTCGCGAAGAAGCGATAGAGACTTAGCAAAGGTCCTAGGGTTTTCACAACCTACCGTTACGCGGACAAGGAGAAAACTTGAAGACGAAAAGTATGTTTTGCAATATACTGCGCTCCCAGACTTCACCAAGCTTGGATTCGAACTAGCAGCATTTACTTTCACACAGTGGCTATCAGAGGAAAAAGCAGATACTGAAACACCTTACAAATGGCTTGAAAAAGACCCTAGAGTAGTATTTGTTGCTGAAGGCAACGGACTTGACGGAAAAAATTCCATAATCGTCACTATGCACAAGAACTACACTGATTATTCAGAATTTATTGCAGACCTGCAGAAGACAAAGACTGTCCAAAACGTGAATTCGTTCATAACAGCATTAACTGGAATAAAAAAGCACCTTACTCTTGCAGATCTTGAAAAGGTCTAG
- a CDS encoding YdhR family protein, with product MKKILQINLRFKVTKPELEKAFLEVAQPIANVRGLLWKVWIVNEAEKSAGGIYLFEDGASVKAYLNGEIVAGIMSHPALSDIEAKVFDILPEHTKITRGPVN from the coding sequence ATGAAGAAGATTCTGCAGATAAATCTAAGGTTCAAGGTGACAAAACCCGAGCTTGAGAAAGCCTTTCTGGAAGTCGCCCAACCTATCGCGAATGTCAGAGGGCTACTTTGGAAGGTCTGGATTGTGAATGAGGCTGAAAAGTCAGCAGGTGGAATCTACCTGTTTGAAGATGGTGCCTCAGTAAAGGCATATCTGAATGGAGAAATCGTTGCAGGGATAATGAGCCATCCAGCCCTAAGTGATATTGAAGCAAAAGTATTCGACATACTACCTGAACACACAAAGATTACTCGTGGTCCTGTGAACTGA
- a CDS encoding DUF87 domain-containing protein codes for MRLYRKEGSTVHIISFPNEEVEKGDYLTIEDLKTGKGLIVQVIDIQYADIPGILEELLRNHNDGSYIEGEDVDPFEVATHIAYIQDARLLICKIRATNNNGELVPTSSWLPSRSHASIKTLPIERLLPQTEINGNYQINLGETTEKKQLLVDLRALDGSLNIITGKKGTGKSHISKLLTLSLISHGAPVVILDLNGEYTGLGQNVDGKPNEFCEKIHVLTPGQNLKVTLGQLKLRVMLNVLVNALSLPGTSAREFKRIWRFLEEKDVLTMHELGEAIRNWKCNQHVRDALLSRYHTLLNSGLLTDNPAQATSLTNSLHKARVGGAVVINLRDTSTINRLIVVEYVLGKLVELLSDWKLRAIFLFAEEAHLYLRETYWVDIVTRMRHFGVFTTFITNQPDTIRENIYRQADNLFLFNFTNGHDLETVSRASKVDAETVKAVARDLPPHHCLVLGRVVNDFPIVVKVRKLDVRAMGQTRLFFSKQNRLINPLSKL; via the coding sequence TTGCGGCTTTATAGAAAAGAAGGTTCAACGGTGCATATCATAAGTTTCCCAAATGAAGAAGTTGAGAAAGGCGATTACTTAACTATTGAGGACCTCAAAACTGGAAAAGGTCTAATCGTTCAAGTCATAGACATACAATACGCTGACATACCAGGCATTCTGGAGGAATTGCTTCGAAACCATAATGATGGTTCCTATATAGAAGGGGAAGATGTAGATCCTTTTGAAGTGGCGACTCACATTGCCTATATTCAAGATGCACGCCTATTAATCTGCAAAATTCGAGCTACAAACAATAATGGCGAGTTAGTGCCTACGAGTTCTTGGCTTCCTTCCCGTTCTCATGCATCAATCAAGACGCTCCCAATTGAAAGGTTGCTTCCTCAGACAGAAATCAATGGGAATTATCAGATAAATCTGGGTGAAACAACAGAAAAGAAGCAGCTTCTCGTTGATTTGCGGGCTTTAGATGGCAGTCTAAACATTATTACAGGCAAAAAAGGAACCGGTAAGTCTCACATATCTAAACTGTTAACCCTTAGTCTGATAAGCCACGGTGCCCCCGTTGTAATCCTTGATTTGAACGGCGAATATACAGGCCTTGGTCAAAATGTTGATGGTAAACCCAACGAGTTTTGTGAAAAGATTCATGTTTTAACGCCTGGACAAAACCTCAAAGTGACTCTGGGGCAGCTGAAACTTCGTGTAATGCTTAATGTTCTTGTGAACGCGCTTAGTTTGCCAGGGACCTCTGCCAGGGAGTTTAAACGCATATGGCGTTTTCTTGAAGAGAAAGATGTTTTGACGATGCATGAGTTGGGTGAGGCGATAAGGAATTGGAAGTGCAATCAGCATGTGCGTGATGCTTTGTTATCTCGATATCATACGTTGTTGAATTCTGGTTTGCTTACTGACAACCCGGCACAGGCAACCTCGTTGACGAATTCGCTTCACAAAGCCCGAGTAGGTGGTGCAGTTGTGATCAATCTTCGTGACACATCGACGATAAATAGGCTTATTGTGGTTGAGTATGTGCTTGGCAAGCTTGTAGAGCTATTATCAGATTGGAAACTGCGAGCTATTTTTTTGTTTGCTGAGGAGGCGCACTTGTACCTGAGAGAGACTTACTGGGTTGACATAGTTACTCGGATGCGGCATTTTGGGGTGTTCACCACTTTCATAACTAATCAGCCAGATACGATTCGAGAGAATATTTATCGTCAAGCCGATAACTTGTTTCTCTTTAACTTTACTAATGGGCATGATCTAGAGACTGTTTCTAGAGCTTCTAAGGTGGATGCGGAAACTGTGAAGGCTGTGGCTCGAGATTTGCCGCCGCATCACTGTCTTGTTTTGGGGCGGGTTGTAAATGATTTTCCGATTGTTGTTAAAGTTAGAAAATTAGACGTGCGTGCGATGGGGCAAACGCGATTATTCTTTTCCAAACAGAACCGCTTGATTAATCCTCTTAGCAAGCTGTAG
- a CDS encoding toll/interleukin-1 receptor domain-containing protein: MKYEIFICYRDDTGKDFSRHLWNGLKDRDITAFFAFEDIPKKYQGTETWWKFRDRAIRGCRLFLMIVTDGFEKSGEIRKEINLANSEKKVFMCMVERGLRPHVQTTLLRKNIALRDIQQIPFSTENELLRSVLKYYHEPESEKLPRTIQLTVKESARIHFPLVHFYITQVVQNNPKIKRELPHVGFNIRNSSDSPIKAMVKARVFLDGRDLGLVKGSKRGGKYMGYYDGNLLWNLNPYILFFGNFSVPDICIETEEDLRIEVKVTLIEIDGQTHELLPVGWTFLRDKNNWSFEPTGDC, translated from the coding sequence TTGAAGTATGAAATCTTTATTTGTTATAGGGATGACACAGGTAAGGATTTTTCTCGTCACCTATGGAATGGACTTAAAGACCGCGATATAACTGCTTTCTTCGCATTCGAGGATATTCCAAAGAAATATCAGGGAACTGAAACTTGGTGGAAATTCAGAGACCGCGCAATTCGTGGTTGTAGGTTGTTTCTGATGATTGTGACTGATGGTTTTGAGAAGTCTGGTGAGATTCGAAAGGAAATCAATTTAGCGAATAGTGAAAAGAAGGTTTTCATGTGTATGGTAGAAAGAGGCTTACGTCCCCATGTCCAGACTACTCTGCTGAGAAAAAACATCGCCTTAAGAGACATCCAACAAATTCCCTTTTCCACTGAAAACGAACTTCTTCGCAGTGTGCTGAAATATTACCATGAGCCAGAGTCAGAGAAACTCCCGCGCACGATTCAACTAACTGTCAAGGAGAGCGCGCGCATACATTTCCCGCTTGTTCACTTCTACATCACTCAAGTTGTGCAGAACAATCCTAAAATCAAAAGGGAGCTTCCTCACGTTGGGTTCAATATAAGGAATTCAAGTGATTCACCAATTAAGGCAATGGTCAAGGCACGAGTTTTTCTAGACGGTAGAGACCTAGGATTAGTTAAGGGGAGCAAGAGGGGCGGGAAATATATGGGGTACTATGATGGGAACTTACTATGGAACTTGAATCCCTATATACTCTTCTTCGGGAACTTCAGCGTTCCAGACATTTGTATTGAAACTGAAGAAGACCTGAGAATCGAGGTCAAGGTCACCTTGATAGAGATTGATGGACAGACACATGAGCTGTTGCCAGTTGGCTGGACGTTTTTGAGAGACAAGAATAACTGGTCTTTTGAACCTACTGGGGATTGTTAG
- a CDS encoding protein rep, which produces MVSLEAFLRDYRQFNYSVSEIVDQYLAWVNETMYMILSRWNNDLQRNEVFAVKCAKRGNDVYRYRVYKRFKGLSSMADEIVFFNPKERGVKQTRALWITLTYDLKRCLFNEAWRNIGVEFNRFMAFIRKRFGKVTCVRVFESFENGYPHIHCILLFESTWFPVFRDRKGQFRVHSKQVITKGWHSNVDVKAMSSLQGGFSYLKKYLLKGIDVKNADSKTKKTLGLCWAFRKRAFSVSGKFRELLSDLILYLHNSNRKQLQSTLTGEIIQDEKFVVLGFVPADVVRLKREIWFKKLDMQQITSVDEYLT; this is translated from the coding sequence ATGGTTTCTCTCGAGGCGTTTCTTAGAGACTATCGTCAATTCAACTATTCAGTTTCCGAGATTGTTGATCAATACCTAGCATGGGTTAACGAAACGATGTACATGATTCTCTCTCGATGGAACAACGATCTTCAGAGAAATGAGGTTTTTGCAGTAAAATGTGCCAAACGAGGTAATGATGTTTATCGTTATAGAGTGTACAAACGGTTCAAAGGTCTCTCGTCAATGGCTGACGAGATCGTGTTTTTCAATCCCAAAGAACGGGGAGTCAAACAGACGCGTGCATTATGGATAACTTTGACATATGATCTGAAGAGATGCTTGTTCAACGAAGCGTGGCGAAATATTGGGGTGGAATTTAATCGGTTTATGGCGTTTATTCGTAAGCGGTTTGGCAAAGTTACCTGTGTACGGGTCTTTGAGTCCTTTGAGAATGGCTATCCCCATATCCATTGCATCTTACTATTTGAATCCACGTGGTTTCCTGTGTTCAGAGATCGGAAAGGTCAATTTCGTGTTCACTCCAAGCAGGTCATCACAAAGGGTTGGCATAGCAATGTTGATGTGAAAGCGATGAGTTCGTTACAAGGAGGATTCTCATATCTGAAAAAATATCTGCTTAAGGGGATTGACGTAAAAAACGCTGATTCTAAAACCAAAAAAACATTGGGTCTCTGTTGGGCATTTCGCAAACGAGCCTTCAGTGTCAGTGGGAAATTCCGAGAACTCCTCTCCGACTTGATTTTATACTTGCATAATTCAAACCGAAAACAACTACAAAGCACACTTACAGGTGAAATTATCCAAGATGAGAAGTTTGTTGTTCTAGGCTTTGTGCCTGCTGATGTTGTACGTTTGAAAAGGGAAATTTGGTTTAAGAAATTAGATATGCAACAGATTACGTCTGTAGATGAATATCTCACTTAG
- a CDS encoding site-specific integrase yields the protein MSVKEFLDSVSNSNTKKGYRHGLKKFCEWFGKSAEDILELRKDDLTQRADENIIEYRNRAARFEKEIEKFHSKLIDQGYSINTARNMTNGIRQLFRFYQMGIRFRTGSKISKTVKTTKNFPLTIDHVRAMFDVADLRERVVLSMATDLGLRIGDFIRIKKNDLPILDQEAPISFEMMTDKEDVIACGFLSKETVDLLKVYLPTLENTKGNAYLFPSNGKRHISDEWINRLLQKLAEKARLNLNGKNFTFHCFRKMFLSAAIDSGIGLTAGKKLCGKAVAQSDDTYLTTVNLRKKFLQLKRFLTIKRQPKMDTNKIDSLQRVVSSLQEELTKQKLIIDSLSQENIKTKEKLRDLEPFVEFVNNADASENLKLLLNSFRMDICEDYPDEKFRPLKVTFSPYMSKKIKEVAKTMGVSEAEALKQMLEDDVELIAKATEKFVKPKTKNEIPADVQREMQRRVRQKTKDTE from the coding sequence TTGAGCGTTAAAGAGTTCTTAGATTCAGTGTCGAATTCGAACACTAAGAAAGGATACAGACACGGGCTAAAAAAGTTCTGTGAATGGTTCGGCAAAAGTGCAGAAGATATCCTTGAACTGAGAAAAGACGATCTAACACAACGAGCAGATGAAAACATCATTGAATACCGAAACAGAGCAGCCAGATTCGAAAAAGAAATAGAAAAATTCCACAGTAAACTAATAGATCAAGGATATTCAATCAATACAGCCAGAAACATGACAAACGGAATTAGACAACTCTTCAGATTTTACCAAATGGGAATACGATTCCGAACAGGAAGCAAAATTTCCAAAACAGTCAAAACAACCAAGAATTTTCCGTTGACAATTGACCATGTAAGGGCAATGTTTGATGTTGCAGACTTACGAGAAAGAGTAGTTCTGAGCATGGCAACAGACTTAGGATTAAGGATCGGCGACTTCATTAGAATAAAGAAAAACGATTTACCAATATTAGATCAGGAAGCACCCATCTCATTCGAAATGATGACTGATAAAGAAGATGTTATTGCCTGTGGCTTTCTATCAAAAGAAACCGTTGACCTGTTGAAAGTCTATCTACCCACGTTAGAAAATACTAAAGGCAATGCATACCTTTTTCCATCAAATGGAAAACGTCACATTTCAGACGAATGGATTAACCGTCTTCTCCAAAAACTAGCAGAGAAAGCACGATTAAACTTGAACGGAAAAAACTTCACATTCCATTGCTTCAGAAAGATGTTTCTCTCCGCAGCCATAGATTCAGGAATCGGCTTAACAGCGGGAAAGAAGCTCTGTGGAAAAGCCGTAGCACAGTCTGACGATACCTATTTAACAACAGTTAATTTGCGTAAAAAATTCCTGCAACTGAAGAGGTTCTTAACCATAAAAAGACAGCCAAAGATGGATACGAATAAGATTGATTCTTTGCAGCGTGTCGTAAGCAGTCTTCAGGAAGAACTTACAAAACAAAAACTGATAATTGACTCATTATCTCAAGAGAACATCAAGACTAAGGAAAAGCTTAGAGATCTAGAGCCTTTTGTAGAATTCGTGAATAACGCAGATGCTTCTGAGAATCTGAAACTGCTGTTGAATTCCTTTAGAATGGACATATGCGAGGATTATCCTGATGAAAAGTTTCGTCCGTTGAAAGTTACGTTTTCCCCGTACATGTCAAAGAAAATCAAGGAAGTTGCAAAGACAATGGGAGTAAGTGAAGCAGAAGCTCTAAAACAGATGCTTGAAGATGATGTTGAACTTATCGCTAAGGCTACTGAAAAATTTGTTAAGCCAAAAACCAAGAATGAAATCCCTGCAGACGTGCAACGTGAAATGCAAAGAAGAGTCAGGCAAAAAACAAAAGATACTGAATAG
- a CDS encoding Lrp/AsnC ligand binding domain-containing protein, whose translation MEAYIFINSDPRILWQITKAALRIEGIKMAHAVTGQFDVIAYAQFANVDMLRKIIDRVRSLEGVQRTQTAVAIPPRLE comes from the coding sequence ATGGAAGCCTATATATTCATTAATTCCGACCCTCGAATTTTGTGGCAAATTACCAAGGCGGCGCTTAGGATTGAAGGAATAAAGATGGCACACGCTGTTACAGGTCAGTTCGATGTTATTGCCTATGCACAATTTGCTAACGTGGATATGCTTAGGAAGATTATAGACAGGGTTCGATCTTTAGAAGGGGTTCAACGAACCCAGACCGCAGTTGCAATACCACCTAGATTGGAATAG